One genomic segment of Flavobacteriaceae bacterium includes these proteins:
- a CDS encoding transposase, translating to MKTNEIIGIDVSKLLIDVCIYSKQIVQQFENSKSGFKLMLKWSFKNSSFSKEETMFVFEHTGMYSHLLSVSLTEQKLSFFIASGLEIKRSIGIARGKDDQIDAKRIALYGYRLKEELKPSKLPKRSILQLKSLLSLRTKLNKQRAGFKVTLKEQKRIYKAKEYKIIFDVQQKMIAELTKQIHKINTQMQAIIDQNIMLKETYKLVTSVKGIGMQTAIMMIVFTDNFSKFENWRKFASYCGVAPFPYQSGTSIKGRTKVSHLANKKLKAIINMCAISAIQHNPEMKLYYHKRIKQGKSKMSTVNIIRNKLIARVFAVVKRQTPYVDTFKFAA from the coding sequence ATGAAAACAAATGAAATTATCGGAATCGATGTCAGTAAATTATTAATTGATGTTTGTATCTATTCTAAACAAATTGTTCAACAGTTTGAGAACAGTAAATCTGGATTTAAATTAATGCTAAAGTGGAGTTTTAAAAATTCGTCTTTCTCTAAAGAAGAAACCATGTTTGTATTTGAACATACAGGAATGTACTCTCATTTATTATCTGTGTCTTTAACTGAACAAAAATTATCTTTTTTCATAGCTTCTGGTTTAGAAATTAAAAGATCTATTGGTATTGCTCGTGGAAAGGATGACCAAATTGATGCCAAACGCATTGCTCTATATGGGTATCGATTAAAAGAAGAACTTAAACCCAGTAAGCTACCTAAAAGAAGTATATTACAACTAAAAAGTCTCTTATCTTTAAGGACAAAACTTAACAAACAAAGAGCTGGTTTTAAAGTTACTTTGAAAGAACAAAAAAGAATTTATAAAGCAAAAGAGTATAAAATAATCTTTGACGTTCAACAAAAAATGATTGCAGAACTAACCAAACAAATACACAAGATTAATACTCAAATGCAAGCTATTATTGACCAAAATATAATGTTAAAAGAAACCTATAAACTTGTTACTAGTGTTAAAGGTATAGGAATGCAAACTGCTATAATGATGATTGTGTTTACTGACAATTTTTCAAAATTTGAAAACTGGAGAAAGTTTGCCTCTTATTGTGGTGTTGCTCCTTTTCCTTACCAATCTGGAACTAGTATTAAAGGACGTACAAAAGTCTCTCATTTGGCTAATAAAAAATTGAAAGCAATTATTAATATGTGCGCTATTTCTGCTATACAACATAACCCAGAAATGAAATTATACTATCATAAAAGAATAAAACAAGGCAAAAGTAAAATGAGTACCGTTAACATTATTAGAAACAAATTAATAGCAAGAGTGTTTGCCGTTGTCAAACGACAAACACCCTATGTAGATACTTTTAAATTTGCTGCATAA
- a CDS encoding helix-turn-helix domain-containing protein, with translation MKFVRYADDIIVHCYLDWEAKRLLKAIRKRLEECHLRLNEEKTKLVYCQTYRRKRVRGYPKQFDFLGFTFKPRTTRATLTICTIELTAQAPPKKGYPLVPQSYGDYIKQFRLDYGYTQFEIAMEFEVYKSTIDKWERGTCNPNEENQQKIIEFLGYNPMQKAITQSADRQALKK, from the coding sequence ATGAAATTTGTACGCTATGCAGATGATATTATTGTGCATTGTTACTTAGACTGGGAAGCAAAACGCTTGTTGAAAGCGATACGAAAACGACTAGAAGAATGCCATTTACGTTTAAATGAAGAGAAAACAAAACTGGTGTACTGTCAAACTTACAGAAGAAAACGAGTAAGAGGCTATCCAAAGCAGTTTGATTTTCTAGGTTTTACGTTCAAACCACGCACAACCAGGGCTACGTTGACCATTTGTACCATCGAATTGACGGCACAAGCGCCGCCTAAAAAGGGATATCCACTCGTTCCTCAAAGCTATGGAGATTATATCAAGCAATTCAGGTTAGATTACGGATATACCCAATTTGAAATAGCTATGGAATTCGAAGTTTACAAATCCACCATTGACAAATGGGAACGAGGAACTTGCAATCCCAATGAGGAAAACCAACAAAAAATTATCGAATTTTTGGGCTACAACCCAATGCAAAAAGCAATAACCCAGTCTGCCGACAGGCAGGCATTAAAAAAATAG
- the pheS gene encoding phenylalanine--tRNA ligase subunit alpha, whose amino-acid sequence MLDKIKGLVEEVKGFRTDSKEEVEAFRIKYLGSKGLLKNLFAEFKNVDAVLRKDFGKALNELKNSVEQKVISLTGAIESSVKDAGIYGDLSRPPEPIELGVRHPISIVRNQIIEIFNRVGFTVSEGPEIEDDWHNFSALNLPEYHPARDMQDTFFVEKNPDILLRTHTSSVQIRYMENYKPPIRTISPGRVFRNEDISARAHCIFHQVEVLYIDTDVSFADLKQMLLYFTKEMFGKSKIRLRPSYFPFTEPSAEVDIYWGLETETDYRITKGTGWLEIMGCGMVDPNVLENCKIDSTIYSGYAFGMGIERIAMLLYQIPDIRMFYENDVRFLEQFKSVI is encoded by the coding sequence ATGTTAGATAAAATAAAAGGATTGGTAGAAGAGGTAAAAGGATTTCGCACTGATTCAAAAGAAGAAGTAGAAGCTTTTAGAATTAAATATTTAGGGAGTAAGGGATTATTAAAAAATCTTTTTGCCGAATTTAAGAATGTGGATGCTGTGCTTAGAAAAGATTTTGGGAAGGCCTTAAATGAATTAAAAAACAGCGTGGAACAAAAAGTAATTTCTTTAACTGGAGCAATTGAAAGCTCTGTTAAAGATGCTGGTATTTATGGTGATTTATCCAGACCTCCCGAACCTATAGAATTAGGAGTCCGTCACCCGATATCTATAGTTAGAAATCAAATTATTGAGATATTTAACAGGGTTGGTTTTACCGTTTCCGAAGGCCCTGAAATTGAGGATGACTGGCATAATTTTTCAGCATTAAATTTACCCGAGTATCATCCGGCCAGAGATATGCAGGATACTTTTTTTGTTGAGAAAAATCCTGATATTTTACTTAGGACTCATACTTCGTCCGTACAGATTCGTTATATGGAAAATTACAAACCTCCTATACGAACTATTTCTCCCGGGCGTGTTTTTAGAAACGAAGATATTTCTGCCAGAGCACATTGTATATTTCACCAGGTCGAAGTACTGTATATAGATACCGATGTTTCTTTTGCCGATTTAAAACAGATGCTTTTGTACTTTACCAAAGAAATGTTTGGAAAATCTAAGATCCGATTACGCCCTTCCTATTTCCCTTTTACCGAACCTAGTGCCGAAGTAGATATTTATTGGGGTTTGGAAACGGAAACCGATTATAGAATTACTAAAGGAACAGGTTGGCTGGAGATTATGGGTTGCGGAATGGTAGACCCCAATGTTTTGGAAAACTGTAAAATTGACTCGACCATTTATAGTGGCTATGCTTTTGGGATGGGAATTGAGCGTATTGCTATGTTATTGTATCAAATCCCCGACATTAGGATGTTTTATGAAAATGATGTACGTTTTCTAGAGCAATTTAAATCTGTTATTTAA
- a CDS encoding IS3 family transposase: protein MTYLKPAQGWLYLTVIIDLFDRKVIGWSLSNGLKARQTIIAAWRMAVNNRMPCEGMIFHSDRGVQYASHAFVNILKSYHVTPSMSRKGNCWDNAVAESFFKTIKTELMIDNKFISNKSLQIKVFEYIETWYNRYRRHSALGYKNIIEFEKLYQIKNVA, encoded by the coding sequence ATTACCTATTTAAAGCCTGCACAAGGATGGCTGTACTTAACGGTAATTATTGACCTGTTTGATCGTAAAGTCATTGGTTGGTCTTTGAGCAATGGACTCAAAGCAAGACAAACTATCATTGCTGCATGGAGAATGGCTGTAAACAACAGAATGCCTTGTGAAGGTATGATTTTTCATTCTGATCGAGGTGTACAATACGCATCTCATGCGTTTGTTAATATCCTTAAAAGTTATCATGTAACACCCAGTATGAGTAGAAAAGGAAACTGTTGGGATAATGCAGTAGCTGAATCTTTTTTTAAAACAATCAAAACAGAACTAATGATAGACAATAAGTTTATATCCAACAAAAGTCTTCAAATTAAAGTCTTTGAATACATAGAAACTTGGTACAACAGATACAGAAGACATTCTGCTCTTGGTTACAAAAATATCATCGAATTTGAAAAATTATATCAAATCAAAAATGTAGCTTAA
- a CDS encoding transposase, producing the protein MKRRKYSKEFKIKAVELSNVRGNTKQIAMELGISADLIYRWRRELEQRPDLAFSGNGVKQLTEDQKELERLRKQLKDVTMERDILKNAVSIFSKSDRKY; encoded by the coding sequence ATGAAACGAAGAAAATACAGTAAAGAGTTTAAAATTAAAGCAGTAGAATTAAGCAATGTACGAGGTAACACAAAGCAGATTGCCATGGAATTGGGAATCAGTGCAGATCTTATTTACAGATGGCGTAGAGAATTAGAACAGCGTCCTGATTTAGCTTTTAGCGGTAATGGCGTCAAACAACTCACAGAAGATCAGAAAGAGTTAGAGCGATTACGTAAACAGCTCAAGGATGTTACCATGGAGCGGGATATCTTAAAAAATGCCGTGAGCATCTTCTCCAAGAGCGATCGGAAGTATTGA
- a CDS encoding pyridoxamine 5'-phosphate oxidase family protein has product MAKLYTSLNPSLQTFIKAQKIFFVATAPKEGRINISPKGMDSLRVLDYNRLVWLNVTGSGNETAAHLLENPRIIIMLCAFEGAPNILRIYGKGSAIYPDSATWNSLEKLFPKIPGARQIFDIKIESILTSCGMAIPFYEYLGEREQLNDWATEKGEAGIKAYWKDKNTKSLDGKPTGL; this is encoded by the coding sequence ATGGCAAAACTATATACTTCTTTAAACCCCAGTTTACAAACTTTTATTAAAGCTCAAAAAATATTTTTTGTAGCTACTGCTCCGAAAGAAGGCAGAATAAATATTTCTCCAAAAGGAATGGATTCCTTAAGAGTATTAGATTACAATAGATTGGTTTGGTTAAATGTTACAGGGAGCGGTAATGAAACTGCTGCTCATTTACTGGAAAACCCTAGAATAATCATTATGCTTTGCGCTTTTGAAGGAGCTCCTAATATACTGAGAATTTATGGGAAGGGAAGTGCTATTTATCCTGACAGTGCAACATGGAACTCTTTAGAAAAGCTATTCCCAAAAATTCCGGGTGCCCGACAAATTTTTGATATTAAAATTGAGAGTATTTTAACTTCATGCGGAATGGCAATTCCTTTTTATGAGTATCTTGGTGAACGGGAACAGCTAAATGATTGGGCCACTGAAAAAGGGGAAGCAGGAATAAAAGCCTATTGGAAAGATAAAAATACAAAAAGTCTGGATGGAAAACCTACCGGCTTATAA
- a CDS encoding IS1595 family transposase — protein sequence MPAPRALLDIHTRSIPSKKCNYRTTLKSGTLLHGSQLPYHSLVFWNDLLTSTKKSFSALEVQRQLGDAYYEPIWYMLHKIRHAMGKRDDNYRLSDQVELDEGFFEIVPNKEDRERIAVELAENDGKYKRGKGSQKQAAD from the coding sequence ATGCCAGCACCAAGAGCATTATTGGATATCCACACGAGGTCAATACCCAGTAAGAAGTGTAACTATAGAACCACATTAAAGAGTGGTACGCTTTTACATGGCTCTCAGCTACCCTATCACTCATTGGTATTTTGGAATGATTTATTGACCAGTACAAAGAAAAGTTTCTCTGCTTTGGAGGTACAGCGTCAACTAGGGGATGCTTATTATGAGCCCATATGGTATATGCTTCATAAGATACGTCATGCCATGGGAAAGAGAGATGATAACTATAGACTTAGTGATCAAGTAGAGCTTGATGAAGGTTTCTTTGAGATTGTCCCCAATAAAGAAGATCGTGAGCGAATTGCTGTAGAGTTAGCAGAGAATGATGGTAAATACAAACGAGGTAAAGGAAGTCAAAAACAGGCAGCAGATTAG
- a CDS encoding IS3 family transposase, producing MCKIFKISRNSYYRSKNYVPSDRDGKNRMLLSEIHRICERSKSTYGSPRITEELKAKGFKVSRSRVARLMKKHGIKAVRKKKFVVTTDSKHQYPVADNVLDRDFKATVFYDKNK from the coding sequence ATGTGTAAAATTTTTAAAATTAGTAGAAACAGTTATTACAGGAGTAAGAATTATGTTCCATCAGATAGAGATGGAAAAAATCGTATGCTACTCTCTGAGATTCACCGTATCTGTGAGCGAAGTAAATCTACTTATGGAAGTCCTAGAATTACAGAGGAACTCAAAGCTAAAGGGTTTAAAGTATCTAGGTCTAGGGTAGCACGATTGATGAAAAAACACGGGATTAAAGCAGTTCGTAAAAAGAAATTTGTTGTCACGACAGATTCTAAGCATCAATATCCAGTAGCTGATAATGTATTGGATAGAGATTTTAAAGCTACCGTATTCTATGATAAAAACAAGTAA
- the ettA gene encoding energy-dependent translational throttle protein EttA, producing MSDDKKVIFSMSGVSKTYPNTNKQVLKDIYLSFFYGAKIGILGLNGSGKSTLLKIIAGVEKNFQGNVTFSPGYKVGYLEQDPQLDPEKTVIEVVKEGVSETVAILDKYHKINDMFGLEEVYTDADKMDKLMAQQAELQDKIDASNAWELDTKLEIAMEALRTPDSNTKIKVLSGGERRRVALCRLLLQEPKILLLDEPTNHLDAESVHWLEHHLAQYKGTVIAVTHDRYFLDNIAGWILELDRGEGIPWKGNYSSWLDQKSKRLAQEKNTASKRQKTLERELEWVRQGTKGRQTKQKARLKSYERLMNQDQSQQEEKLEIFIPNGPRLGTHVIEAAGVSKAYGDKLLYENLTFNLPQAGIVGIIGANGAGKTTIFRMIMGEESVDTGSFSVGGTVKIAYVDQLHTNIDTEKSIWENFSDGQDLIMMGGKQINSRAYLSRFNFSGSEQNKKVNTLSGGERNRLHLAMTLKEEGNVLLLDEPTNDLDVNTLRALEEGLENFAGCAVVISHDRWFLDRICTHILAFEGDSQVYFFEGSFSDYEENKKKRLGGDLIPKRIKYKKLIR from the coding sequence ATGTCAGATGATAAAAAGGTTATTTTCTCCATGTCAGGAGTTAGTAAAACGTATCCAAATACAAACAAACAAGTTTTAAAAGATATATATTTAAGTTTTTTTTACGGAGCTAAAATTGGTATCCTGGGGCTCAACGGATCTGGGAAATCCACCCTGTTAAAAATTATTGCCGGAGTGGAAAAAAACTTTCAGGGGAACGTTACTTTTTCTCCGGGATATAAGGTTGGTTATTTAGAACAAGATCCGCAATTAGATCCGGAAAAAACAGTAATTGAAGTTGTCAAAGAAGGAGTTTCGGAAACAGTAGCCATTTTAGATAAATATCATAAAATCAACGATATGTTCGGTTTGGAAGAAGTGTATACTGATGCGGATAAAATGGATAAGCTCATGGCACAGCAAGCGGAATTACAGGATAAAATTGACGCATCAAATGCTTGGGAATTAGATACCAAACTTGAAATAGCTATGGAAGCACTAAGAACTCCGGATTCCAATACAAAAATTAAAGTACTTTCGGGAGGAGAGCGAAGAAGAGTGGCTTTGTGCAGATTGTTACTACAAGAGCCCAAAATTTTATTGTTAGACGAGCCAACCAACCATTTAGATGCGGAATCCGTACATTGGTTAGAACATCATTTGGCTCAATATAAAGGAACTGTAATTGCCGTTACGCATGATAGATATTTCTTAGATAATATTGCAGGCTGGATTTTAGAATTAGATAGGGGAGAAGGTATTCCGTGGAAAGGAAATTACTCATCCTGGTTAGATCAAAAGTCAAAACGACTGGCTCAGGAAAAGAATACGGCTTCAAAACGTCAAAAAACATTAGAAAGAGAATTGGAGTGGGTACGGCAAGGCACTAAAGGAAGGCAAACCAAACAAAAAGCACGTTTAAAAAGCTATGAGCGTTTGATGAATCAAGATCAAAGCCAACAAGAAGAAAAACTCGAAATATTTATTCCCAATGGGCCACGGTTGGGGACTCATGTGATTGAAGCAGCAGGTGTTTCCAAAGCCTATGGCGATAAATTGTTATATGAAAATTTGACATTTAATTTGCCTCAAGCAGGAATTGTTGGAATTATTGGGGCTAATGGTGCCGGAAAGACCACTATTTTTAGAATGATTATGGGAGAAGAAAGTGTTGATACGGGAAGTTTCAGCGTAGGAGGGACTGTAAAGATTGCCTATGTAGATCAATTACACACGAATATAGATACTGAAAAATCTATATGGGAAAATTTCTCTGATGGACAAGATTTGATCATGATGGGAGGGAAGCAGATAAACTCAAGAGCTTATTTAAGTCGTTTTAATTTTTCAGGAAGCGAGCAAAATAAGAAAGTAAACACATTATCGGGGGGAGAGCGCAACAGATTGCATCTGGCAATGACCTTAAAAGAAGAAGGGAATGTATTATTACTGGATGAGCCAACCAATGATCTGGATGTAAATACATTACGAGCTTTGGAAGAAGGTCTGGAAAACTTTGCAGGCTGTGCTGTAGTGATTAGTCACGACAGGTGGTTTTTAGATAGAATTTGTACACATATTTTGGCTTTTGAAGGAGACAGCCAAGTGTATTTCTTTGAGGGTTCTTTTTCTGATTATGAAGAGAATAAGAAAAAGCGATTAGGAGGCGATCTAATACCAAAACGAATTAAGTATAAGAAACTAATTAGATAA
- the ssb gene encoding single-stranded DNA-binding protein produces the protein MNTLRNRVQLIGNLGKDPEVITLESGKKLAKFSLATNENYKDADGNKQSRVDWHSLVAWGKTAEIVEKYITKGKEIAVYVSVFINTEALQS, from the coding sequence ATGAATACATTAAGAAACAGAGTACAATTGATTGGAAATTTAGGAAAAGACCCAGAAGTGATTACTTTAGAAAGTGGTAAAAAACTAGCCAAATTTTCACTAGCTACCAATGAGAATTACAAAGATGCAGATGGCAATAAGCAAAGTCGTGTTGACTGGCATTCCCTAGTCGCCTGGGGCAAGACTGCTGAGATTGTCGAAAAATATATCACGAAAGGAAAAGAAATTGCCGTGTATGTATCTGTGTTTATTAATACAGAAGCATTACAATCATAA
- a CDS encoding SidA/IucD/PvdA family monooxygenase, with the protein MKYPHIFDPLDLGFTTLKNRILMGSMHTGLEETKNGGERIATYYAERAKGGVGLIVTGGIAPNIQGWTALFSARMSTKKHARQHQKITGAVHDEGGKICMQILHAGRYGYHPFNVAPSGIKAPINRFKPFGLTKSGIKRTIRDFVNCAKLSKTAGYDGVEIMGSEGYLINQFVVTHTNKRKDRWGGSYANRMRFPIALVKSVREAVGEHFIIIYRLSMLDLIAKGSTWEEVVMLGKEIEKAGATIINTGIGWHESRIPTIATSVPRAAFTWVTKKMKEEVSIPLITSNRINMPKTAEAILARGDADMISMARPFLADPEWVHKAAQGKEDEINTCIACNQACLDHVFQQKVASCLVNPRACHETEFNYDRAERVKKIAVVGAGPAGLSVATIAARRGHQVTLFEAAGEIGGQFTIARQIPGKEEFYETIRYFKKQIALHHVILKLHTKVSAEDLQKSDFEEIIIATGIKPRMPKIDGIDHEKVLSYLDVLKDKKPVGKRVAVIGAGGIGFDVSEYLLHEGTSSTLDLNKWLQEWGIDKSMRARGGIAGVKPVIQPGKREVYMLKRSKGKFGEKLGKTTGWIHRKNLKKQDVQFIDEVQYTKIDNRGLHYIRNKESKILEVDTIVICAGQTPYRELYEALKNTEKRVHVIGGAYVAAELDAKIAIDQGSRLAAKI; encoded by the coding sequence ATGAAGTATCCGCATATTTTTGACCCCCTGGACTTAGGTTTTACAACTTTAAAGAACAGAATTTTAATGGGTTCTATGCATACCGGGCTGGAAGAAACTAAAAACGGAGGGGAACGGATTGCAACATATTATGCTGAACGAGCCAAAGGAGGAGTAGGGCTTATTGTTACAGGCGGTATTGCACCCAATATACAAGGGTGGACAGCACTGTTTTCTGCAAGAATGTCGACTAAAAAACATGCAAGGCAACATCAAAAAATAACCGGAGCCGTTCATGATGAAGGAGGAAAGATCTGTATGCAAATTTTACATGCAGGGCGCTACGGATACCATCCTTTTAATGTTGCTCCATCCGGAATTAAAGCACCCATAAACCGTTTTAAACCTTTTGGATTAACAAAATCAGGGATTAAAAGAACCATCAGAGATTTTGTAAATTGTGCAAAGCTTTCAAAAACCGCAGGCTATGACGGTGTAGAAATTATGGGTTCCGAAGGCTATCTCATCAACCAATTTGTTGTAACACATACCAATAAAAGAAAAGACAGGTGGGGTGGATCGTATGCAAATAGAATGCGTTTCCCCATCGCGTTAGTAAAATCAGTTCGAGAAGCTGTTGGCGAACATTTTATTATTATATACAGGCTTTCCATGCTGGATTTGATAGCAAAAGGAAGTACCTGGGAAGAAGTAGTCATGTTGGGAAAAGAAATTGAAAAAGCAGGAGCTACCATTATCAACACGGGAATCGGGTGGCATGAGTCCAGGATTCCTACGATAGCTACTTCGGTTCCAAGAGCAGCATTTACATGGGTAACTAAGAAAATGAAGGAAGAAGTTTCCATTCCGTTAATTACATCCAATCGAATTAATATGCCAAAAACGGCCGAAGCAATATTGGCCAGGGGAGATGCGGATATGATTTCAATGGCACGCCCGTTTCTAGCGGATCCGGAATGGGTGCATAAAGCAGCACAAGGAAAAGAAGATGAAATTAATACATGTATTGCTTGTAATCAGGCATGTTTAGACCACGTATTTCAGCAAAAGGTGGCAAGTTGTTTGGTAAATCCAAGGGCCTGCCATGAAACAGAATTTAATTATGACAGGGCCGAGAGAGTAAAGAAAATTGCAGTGGTTGGAGCAGGACCGGCAGGCTTGTCTGTAGCTACTATTGCAGCGCGGAGAGGCCATCAGGTAACGTTATTTGAAGCAGCCGGTGAAATAGGAGGGCAGTTTACTATTGCCAGGCAAATTCCGGGAAAAGAAGAGTTCTATGAAACCATTCGTTATTTCAAAAAACAAATAGCATTGCATCATGTTATATTAAAATTACATACAAAAGTAAGTGCGGAAGACCTTCAAAAATCCGATTTTGAGGAAATCATTATTGCAACGGGAATCAAGCCCAGAATGCCAAAAATAGATGGAATTGATCATGAAAAAGTACTCAGCTATTTAGATGTTTTAAAAGATAAAAAACCTGTTGGCAAAAGAGTTGCAGTAATAGGTGCCGGAGGTATTGGATTTGACGTCTCGGAATATTTACTACACGAAGGAACATCAAGCACATTGGATTTAAACAAATGGTTACAAGAATGGGGAATTGATAAAAGCATGAGAGCCAGAGGGGGTATTGCCGGGGTAAAACCTGTTATACAGCCGGGGAAAAGAGAGGTATATATGTTGAAGAGAAGCAAAGGAAAATTTGGGGAAAAGCTGGGGAAAACCACAGGCTGGATTCATCGGAAAAATTTGAAAAAACAAGATGTACAATTTATTGACGAAGTACAATACACAAAGATTGATAATCGGGGATTACACTATATTCGGAATAAAGAATCAAAAATTTTGGAAGTTGATACGATTGTTATCTGTGCGGGACAAACTCCTTACAGAGAACTATATGAAGCACTAAAAAATACGGAAAAAAGAGTGCATGTAATTGGCGGGGCGTATGTTGCTGCCGAGTTAGATGCGAAAATAGCTATAGATCAGGGCAGCCGCTTGGCAGCAAAAATTTGA
- a CDS encoding DDE transposase produces the protein MSGFDSWNQKPHCEDYLIYPKNIGEYLSLDEVSLSKGELYTYLTNKNARSKQGTLVACVKGIKSDDIITAIERIPLEQRKQVKEVTLDMANNMNLTAKICFPNAKIVTDRFHVVKLVTEALQHVRVQHRWKAIEDENKAIEAAKKARKKHKPIVLSNGDTKKQLLARSRYILAKKTNDWTPNQKQRAELLCNLYPNIQQAYKHTLEFRSIYQEKCKVKAKQRFEHWFEDTEKLEFKNFNTAMNSIKHHFNTILNFFDNRNTNANAESFNSKIKLFRANQRGVRDTQFFLFRLEKLFA, from the coding sequence ATAAGTGGGTTTGATAGTTGGAATCAAAAGCCCCATTGTGAAGATTATCTTATTTATCCGAAGAATATAGGAGAGTATTTAAGTCTTGATGAAGTAAGTCTATCTAAAGGTGAACTTTATACCTATTTGACCAACAAGAACGCACGAAGTAAACAAGGAACTTTAGTGGCTTGTGTAAAAGGAATTAAAAGTGATGATATTATTACTGCTATTGAAAGAATACCCTTAGAACAACGCAAACAAGTCAAAGAAGTAACTTTAGATATGGCAAATAATATGAATTTAACAGCTAAGATTTGTTTTCCAAATGCTAAAATTGTTACCGATAGATTTCATGTGGTAAAACTGGTAACAGAAGCTTTACAGCATGTTAGAGTACAGCATCGGTGGAAAGCAATAGAAGATGAAAACAAAGCGATTGAAGCTGCTAAAAAAGCAAGGAAGAAACACAAACCCATAGTGCTATCTAATGGTGATACAAAAAAGCAACTTTTGGCTAGAAGTAGATATATTTTAGCTAAAAAGACAAACGATTGGACACCTAATCAAAAACAAAGAGCAGAATTATTATGTAATCTTTATCCAAACATCCAACAAGCCTATAAACACACTTTAGAATTTAGAAGCATTTATCAAGAAAAATGTAAAGTAAAAGCCAAACAACGATTTGAACATTGGTTTGAGGATACAGAAAAATTGGAATTTAAAAATTTCAATACAGCAATGAACAGTATTAAACATCATTTTAATACCATCTTAAACTTTTTTGACAATAGGAATACAAATGCAAATGCAGAGTCTTTTAATTCAAAAATAAAACTCTTTAGAGCCAATCAAAGAGGCGTAAGAGATACACAATTTTTCCTCTTTAGACTTGAAAAATTATTCGCTTAA